One region of Bosea sp. 29B genomic DNA includes:
- a CDS encoding acyl-CoA dehydrogenase family protein — protein sequence MLAPLRDEAREEINVNAVNGSNRANAFGLDEEQNAILDGADRYARAELYPLSQRMDDEEWWPDEAFRHIGASGFLGATIPEQYGGAGLDLLQAGLVLQGFSRWNHAMALSVVAHDNLCANNIYRNGNEEQRRRYLPDLCSGRTIGALGLTEPGAGSDALGSMRTTARREGDHYILNGSKIFITNGPVADVLLVYAKTDRERGAHGISAFIVEKDFPGFKVAQKLVKMGYRGSQTAELLFEDCRVPAANLVGAENQGVAIVMSGLDLERAMISPLCLGVAERALDLSIDYAKTRKQFGKPIGAFQMVQSMLAEMYVLVETMRSFSYRTLAEAAPLEVGGGGRGDIHRLTAASVMYAAQACHDVLDRAVQVHGGAGYIWESEINRLFRSTKLLEIGAGTTEVRKMIIAGELLKGMDRHG from the coding sequence ATGCTCGCACCGCTGCGTGACGAGGCGAGGGAGGAGATCAACGTGAACGCCGTGAACGGTAGCAACCGCGCCAATGCCTTCGGTCTCGACGAGGAGCAGAATGCGATCCTCGACGGCGCCGACCGCTATGCCCGCGCCGAGCTCTATCCGCTGTCGCAACGCATGGACGACGAGGAGTGGTGGCCGGACGAGGCCTTCCGGCATATCGGCGCCAGCGGCTTCCTCGGCGCGACCATCCCCGAGCAATATGGCGGGGCGGGGCTCGACCTGCTTCAGGCCGGACTGGTGCTTCAGGGCTTCAGCCGCTGGAACCACGCCATGGCGCTCTCGGTCGTCGCCCATGACAACCTCTGCGCCAACAACATCTATCGCAATGGCAATGAGGAGCAGCGGCGGAGATATCTGCCCGATCTCTGCTCCGGCAGGACGATCGGCGCGCTCGGCCTGACCGAGCCGGGGGCAGGCTCCGACGCGCTCGGCTCGATGCGCACCACGGCGCGCCGCGAGGGCGATCACTACATCCTCAACGGCAGCAAGATCTTCATCACCAACGGCCCGGTTGCCGACGTGCTCCTGGTCTACGCCAAGACCGACAGGGAGCGCGGCGCCCACGGCATCTCCGCCTTCATCGTCGAGAAGGACTTTCCCGGCTTCAAGGTTGCGCAGAAGCTGGTGAAGATGGGCTATCGCGGCAGCCAGACGGCGGAGCTGCTGTTCGAGGATTGCCGCGTCCCGGCCGCCAATCTCGTCGGCGCCGAGAATCAGGGCGTCGCCATCGTGATGAGCGGGCTCGACCTCGAACGGGCTATGATCTCGCCGCTCTGCCTCGGCGTCGCCGAGCGGGCGCTCGACCTTTCGATTGACTACGCCAAGACGCGCAAGCAGTTCGGCAAGCCGATCGGCGCCTTCCAGATGGTCCAGTCGATGCTGGCCGAGATGTATGTGCTGGTCGAGACCATGCGCAGTTTCAGCTATCGCACGCTGGCCGAGGCTGCGCCGCTCGAAGTCGGCGGCGGCGGGCGCGGCGACATCCATCGCTTGACCGCGGCCTCGGTGATGTATGCGGCGCAGGCCTGCCACGATGTCCTCGACAGGGCCGTGCAGGTCCATGGCGGCGCCGGCTATATCTGGGAATCGGAGATCAACCGGCTCTTCCGCAGCACCAAGCTGCTCGAGATCGGCGCCGGCACCACCGAAGTCCGCAAGATGATCATCGCCGGCGAATTGCTGAAGGGGATGGACCGCCATGGCTGA
- a CDS encoding SDR family oxidoreductase has translation MAEPVIDASELGLDDADLAVLLTVYGPEAFAGKTVLISGGAGGIGRATAWLLGRIGAQVIIAGRDEGRLEAAAAAMRAAGLKAAGRTVNVRDPATIVALHDWIAAEFGGIDILVNSAGGQFPQAAIDFSTKGWNAVVDTNLNGTWYMMQEAARRWRDAKRPGSIVSIVVVTRQGLHGVAHTIAARAGVVGLTQALAVEWAPLDIRVNCIAPGAIETPGWRVYAPEQIKAYPRSNPMMRTATTWEVAEACAYLCGPAAAYVTGEVLHVAGGAQLWGETWTIPRPAFFDGPGSTGG, from the coding sequence ATGGCTGAGCCGGTCATCGATGCCAGCGAGCTCGGCCTGGACGATGCCGATCTCGCCGTGTTGCTGACGGTCTACGGGCCGGAGGCCTTCGCCGGCAAAACCGTCCTGATCTCGGGCGGCGCCGGTGGCATCGGCCGGGCCACTGCCTGGCTGCTCGGCCGGATCGGTGCGCAGGTCATCATCGCCGGGCGCGACGAGGGCAGGCTGGAGGCAGCGGCTGCGGCGATGCGCGCCGCGGGGCTGAAGGCTGCGGGCAGGACAGTGAATGTCCGCGATCCCGCGACGATCGTGGCGCTGCACGATTGGATCGCCGCCGAATTCGGCGGCATCGACATCCTCGTCAACAGCGCCGGCGGCCAGTTCCCGCAGGCCGCGATCGATTTCTCGACGAAGGGCTGGAATGCCGTCGTCGACACCAATCTCAACGGCACCTGGTATATGATGCAGGAGGCCGCCCGGCGCTGGCGCGACGCGAAGCGGCCGGGCAGTATCGTCTCGATCGTGGTGGTGACGCGCCAGGGCCTGCACGGCGTCGCCCATACCATCGCGGCACGTGCCGGCGTAGTCGGTTTGACCCAGGCGCTGGCGGTCGAATGGGCGCCGCTCGACATCAGGGTGAACTGCATCGCGCCGGGCGCGATCGAGACGCCGGGCTGGCGCGTCTATGCTCCCGAGCAGATCAAGGCCTATCCGCGCTCCAATCCGATGATGCGCACCGCGACGACCTGGGAGGTCGCGGAGGCCTGCGCCTATCTCTGCGGCCCGGCCGCGGCCTATGTCACCGGCGAGGTGCTCCACGTCGCCGGCGGCGCGCAACTCTGGGGCGAGACCTGGACGATCCCGCGCCCGGCCTTCTTCGATGGCCCGGGCAGCACTGGCGGGTAG
- a CDS encoding enoyl-CoA hydratase-related protein: MSEEVITRREGAALVVTINRESRRNALNEAVAEGIVAALDQAEADPEVRAVILTGAGDKAFCAGGDLKPNTDGTPFTIEAADPRHYVAGLLRRMDACRLPLVARVNGHALAGGFGLICACDLVVARDDVLLGVTEVKVGLFPMMILPYLMRVLPYRRLMELCLTGETIKAGDPEAGAIVNYAVPADELDAKTAWLVGRLVDKSPTGIRLGKQSLAKIREMSTDTALEYAQFMLANMARTEDAREGFAAFAEKRTPAWTGR; encoded by the coding sequence GTGAGCGAAGAGGTCATCACCCGACGCGAAGGCGCGGCGCTGGTCGTCACGATCAATCGCGAGAGCCGCCGCAACGCCCTGAACGAGGCGGTTGCCGAGGGCATCGTCGCCGCACTCGACCAGGCCGAGGCCGATCCCGAGGTGCGCGCGGTCATCCTGACCGGCGCCGGTGACAAGGCCTTCTGCGCCGGCGGCGACCTCAAGCCGAACACGGACGGAACGCCCTTCACCATCGAGGCGGCCGATCCCCGCCACTACGTCGCCGGCCTGCTGCGCCGGATGGATGCCTGCCGGCTGCCATTGGTGGCGCGGGTCAACGGCCATGCGCTGGCTGGCGGCTTCGGCCTGATCTGCGCCTGCGATCTGGTCGTGGCGCGCGACGACGTCCTGCTCGGCGTGACCGAGGTCAAGGTCGGGCTCTTCCCGATGATGATCCTGCCCTATCTGATGCGGGTCCTGCCCTATCGCCGGCTGATGGAGCTCTGCCTCACCGGCGAGACCATCAAGGCGGGCGATCCGGAAGCTGGCGCGATCGTCAACTACGCCGTGCCGGCTGATGAGCTCGATGCGAAGACCGCGTGGCTGGTCGGCCGGCTTGTCGACAAATCGCCGACCGGCATTCGCCTGGGCAAGCAGAGCCTCGCCAAGATCCGCGAGATGTCGACCGATACGGCGCTCGAATACGCCCAGTTCATGCTGGCGAACATGGCTCGCACCGAGGATGCGCGCGAGGGCTTCGCTGCCTTTGCGGAGAAGCGTACCCCGGCCTGGACCGGGCGGTGA